TGCAtagttgatttttaatatatagTCAATATCTTTGGTTGAGCTTGATTTTTcagtaatttgttaattaacaattttgaaTTGATGCAAGTTAAAGCTCTGCTTTtagctaataaaaaaatggacttAAAATTGCCTTCTTGCTTTAGTAAGTATATCATAAGATGCAGCCGTCTCTAACAGAAATATATTCATAAGTAGGATGCATTATTTCttacattcaaattataacTTCTTTTAGgttattgaataaacaatacaagcaataaattttaatacatggAAAAGAAAACTCAAGTTGTACAtaagacttatttattacatatccTTAAAATTAGTTAATGTACAATCGATCCCAACGGTTCGGCTTTTATGTTTCCAAGGTCCAGTCTGCTATCAATCGACTCGTCTATTTGACCAACAATCGCTACATTGTCGCCGCGTATTATATGCAGTCCTAGAACCACCTGCGCCACACCAGTTGACGAAGAAAACACTCTCTCGTGAGACTcgtccaatattatatttatagtttgatCAAAACCTTTTAAAGTTCCAATAAAATTCCGACCATCTGAAGTTATCACTGACACTGTTTGATTCACATAGTTTTCTAGTCCCGAAGCCATTGCTTCATAGGTTTTTGGTTAGAAAACGTAAAAGTAGAagacgaaataataatattgaaaatttaaacgtTTTCTTTAGAAAAACGACAGTATTTGTAAGACTCGCGTATCAAGCTTTTCAATTTAACAACAACATGCTCCTGTCAAGAATTTTGGAAGTGTCATagataattaagttttttcatGATGGCAACATAAACCCACAGACGTAAAACTAACACAGCTCAACGTGTTTTGCGAGTTCAATAAAGATTGCAGAATGAAACATAGTCCATTGACACTGACAGCACTTTTGGCAGTATCGTATTATGTATTTGTCAATCAGTGTCATAAATGTCACAATTACTGTTTTTAGTGTTGACTTTTGAGTCggtcaaatttaaataaatgatttattgtgttaattaatttactatgaCATCAATAGTTAAGCCTTAAATATACTTAGTTCCAAGGATACAGTTAACTTTAGACATTTAATGCAACAGTACCTATATAAACAATATCTATATAATAATTCCATATTGGAACTTAACCTAACCCGAGAgctaactataaaatatagcgTTATAAAATGTCTAACACAATAGTTCAATACATTTTGTTGAGAACGGATTTGTTAAAGGAGCTAGGATGGTCGATAGGCTCAGTGGTAGCTCAGGCTTGCCATGCATCAACAGCTGTTCTACATTTATACAAAGATGATGAACACACTATACAATACTTGAGTGATATGGATAATATGCACAAAGTTGTTTTAGAGGTAAGGAGTAGATAAAGGTTAGAAAATATGGTTCTTGATAGTTGCAAGATTTTAagaatggatttatttatttacaattgacTTCAGTCaactttctttattttctaAGTAAGGAACCCCTTCAGTCAATCTAATATTTTGATGTACATCAATTTTTTTCAGCCTCAatgacaataaaacaaatgattattgtaatttgataattttgtgtTTTCAGGTACCAAATGAGGAATCATTGAAGAAAGTagctgaaaaattaaaagagaatTCAATATCACATAAATTATGGATAGAACAACCAGAAAATATTCCCACATGTTTAGCAATGAAGCCTTATCCAAAAGATGAGGTCAAAAAGTTTGTgggaaaatttaaattgttgaaactGCAAATCAATTCTTGAATGTTTCTGTAAAAGTGtgtaaagtaaattataaatatctattgtttaaaattgtcCTTTTTACCTTACCCTAGGTACGgaatagctttttatttaatcttgtaTGATTGTTTAATCAAAATCTAATAACACATCACAAGtcatttttgtcatttatattttactacttttataattaagctTTGGTTAAATTGTATATGACTACAAGACAAGACAGATGTGCTAGTAGCTACTCTGTTTAaaagtatacacggtgattttttagtagtcttacaaaagcagcccagtgcatgtatccgacgtaaaatacccctaggcgcgattttttttttttatcatcaactaagataataagtacgaagaaaattaaacaagagaaatctgaaatatactcttaaaaatgataaaattgccgccgcccgggcccctcaccattgttacaaggctcggaccgcgctcgcaacacaGCTCACACAGctctgtttctaaaaaactaagaattgcatcataatattgaataaaaattgcatttaattttttttcaaatctcataaataactattttttttcatgaacgtggtct
This sequence is a window from Trichoplusia ni isolate ovarian cell line Hi5 chromosome 8, tn1, whole genome shotgun sequence. Protein-coding genes within it:
- the LOC113496707 gene encoding putative peptidyl-tRNA hydrolase PTRHD1; this translates as MSNTIVQYILLRTDLLKELGWSIGSVVAQACHASTAVLHLYKDDEHTIQYLSDMDNMHKVVLEVPNEESLKKVAEKLKENSISHKLWIEQPENIPTCLAMKPYPKDEVKKFVGKFKLLKLQINS
- the LOC113496962 gene encoding U6 snRNA-associated Sm-like protein LSm8 gives rise to the protein MASGLENYVNQTVSVITSDGRNFIGTLKGFDQTINIILDESHERVFSSSTGVAQVVLGLHIIRGDNVAIVGQIDESIDSRLDLGNIKAEPLGSIVH